The DNA segment TTGAAAAAAGAAGCCTTGTTTTTCAAAATCAACGAGAAGAATATCGCCGAATTATGTGATATGGATATTTCGGACGTGACGGCTTGGTTTTTGGAATTAGACAAACATTTATCCGAAAAACAAAAAACTATTGCCACGGAAGTTATCAAGGAAATAAAAGATAGATTGAACTTTTTGATGAACGTTGGTTTGGATTATTTGGCTTTAAGCCGAAGTTCCAAATCACTTTCCGGTGGCGAAGCACAACGCATTCGATTGGCGACGCAAATTGGCTCGCAATTGGTAGGTGTTTTGTATATTCTGGACGAACCAAGTATTGGTTTACACCAAAGAGACAATGACAAACTGATTCATTCCTTGGAACAATTGCGTGACATTGGCAACTCTGTGGTGGTTGTCGAACACGATAAAGACATGATTCTGCGTGCCGATTACGTGATAGATATTGGTCCAAAAGCAGGAAAACACGGCGGCGAAATCATCAGCAAAGGAACACCTGCCGAAATTTTGAAAGACCACACTTTGACGGCTTCCTATTTGAACGGTGAAATGGAAATCGAGGTTCCAAAAAAGCGTCGTGAAGGCAACGGAAACTTCCTGAAACTGACTGGTGCGACCGGAAACAACCTGAAAAATGTATCAATAGATTTGCCTTTGGGCAAAATGATTTGTGTGACGGGAGTTTCGGGAAGTGGAAAATCGACATTGATCAATGAAACCCTCTATCCTATTTTGAACGCCTACTATTTCAATGGTGTCAAAAAACCGAAACCGTACAAAAAAATTGAAGGTTTGGAACATATCGACAAAGTTATTGATATAGACCAAAGTCCGATTGGAAGAACGCCACGTTCAAATCCAGCGACTTACACGGAGGTTTTTAGCGAAATCCGAAATCTGTTTACAATGACTTCCGAGAGTATGATTCGGGGTTATAAAGCGGGACGTTTTAGTTTCAACGTAAAAGGTGGACGCTGCGAAACCTGTGAAGGTTCGGGAGTTCGAACGATTGAAATGAACTTTTTACCCGATGTTTACGTGGAATGTGAAACTTGTCAAGGAAAACGTTTCAACAGGGAAACTTTGGAAATTCGCTACAAAGGAAAATCCATTTCGGACGTGTTGAACATGACGATTGACGAAGCCGTTCCTTTCTTCGAAAACATTCCGAAGATTTATCGAAAAGTAAAAACGTTACAAGATGTTGGTTTGGGTTATATCACTTTGGGACAACAAAGTACGACACTTTCGGGTGGAGAAGCCCAACGAATTAAACTGGCAGGAGAATTATCGAAAAAAGATACCGGAAACACGTTTTATATTTTGGACGAACCCACTACAGGACTGCATTTCGAAGACATTCGGGTGTTGATGGAAGTCATCAAGAAATTGGTTGACAAAGGCAATACCATCTTGATTATCGAACATAATATGGACGTGATAAAACTGGCGGATTATATCATAGACATTGGTCCCGAAGGCGGAAAAGGCGGCGGAGAAGTCGTTGCCAAAGGAACTCCCGAAGAAGTGGCTAAAAACAAGAAAAGTTATACGGCGCAGTTTTTGAAAAAAGAGTTGTCATAATTCCCCTCCTCTGGAGGGGTGTCCGCAGGACGGGGTGGTTTTTGTTGTTTCCACTATTTTTGTAATTTCACTTAAAAACCACCCTGCCATAAATAGCCCCCAACCCAAGGAGGGGAATAGAAAAAAAACTATGGAAAACGACCGAGAAATAACAGCATATATCGATGGAAATCCCATTTATAGAAATTTTGCCGAAAACCTGCCTTGCAACATAAAACTAAAATCGCGAGCACGAGCCTTACGCAAAGCAGGTGTATTGTCGGAAGTTATTTTTTGGTTGCAGGTTCATAAAGGAGTATTTTGGAAAATCGATTTTGACAGACAAAGAATTATTGGAAATTATATTGTAGATTTTTATGTAAAAACTTTGGGACTGATAATTGAAATCGATGGTTCGAGCCATAATGACAAAGAAGAATACGACCAAAAAAGAGAAGATTATTTTATTTCTTTAGGTTTGAGAATATATAGAATATCGGATTTGAGAGTAAAACACGATTTGAACAACGTGATGATGGAATTGGAGAAATATATTGTTGAGGAATTTGGATGAGGCGTTAACAAAAAAACCACCCCACCCTACGGGCACCCCTCCAGTGGAGAGGAAATTAAACAGAAAGATTATATAAAAACAAGAAAAGTTATACGGCGCAATTTTTGAAAAAAGAGTTACATTAGCGAATATCTTTATATTTAAAACTAAAGTTAAATTAAAAAACGGATGCCCTAGCCCAGATAGCAGTGGAAATCCTTTTGTTTTTTGTTTCTTTAACAAAAACAAAAGATTGAAACGAATAGCTGGTAATAGCTCCAAAATAAAAACACAAAAATGAGATTACAAGATTTTGACAATGATGAAGAAAAAGTAATACAGGATAAATTCAAGAGAAAAACCTGGAACGAGATTAGGACCAATGACAGTTGGGCGATTTTCAAGATTATGTCCGAATTTGTCAACGGATATGAAAATATGGCAAGAATCGGCCCTTGTGTTTCCATTTTTGGTTCGGCTCGAATAAAACCGGAGGATAAATATTATTTATTGGCCGAAAAAATTGCCTATAAAATAAGCAAAGCAGGTTACGGCGTCATCACTGGTGGCGGTCCCGGAATTATGGAGGCGAGTAATAAAGGTGCACATCTTGGCGGAGGAACTTCGGTGGGACTGAATATCGAATTGCCTTTTGAGCAGCATTTTAATCCCTATATTGACCACGACAAGAACCTGAATTTCGATTATTTCTTTGTCAGAAAAGTGATGTTCGTGAAATATTCGCAAGGATTTGTGGTAATGCCGGGAGGTTTTGGCACTTTGGACGAAATGTTTGAAGCCTTGACCTTGATCCAGACGAAAAAAATTGGAAAATTCCCGATAATATTGGTTGGAACGGCTTTTTGGTCGGGATTGATCGAATGGATAAAAACGGTTTTGGTAGAGCAAGAAAAGACAATAAATGCCGTGGATTTGGAGTTGTTCAAAATTGTGGATACCGAAGATGAAGTGGTTGACGTACTGGACAAATTCTACAAAAAATACGATTTATCACCCAATTTTTAAACCAACTTATTGCTTTATCATATCATTCTTTAAAAAAACCAATTGAAATTATTCCATAAAAATATCATATTCATCCTTGTTTTATTTACTTCGTTAAAACACTTTGGGCAGCATAATTCCCATATCGTTGTCGAGGTAAGTACGGAACGAAAAACATTGACCATCCAGCAGGAAATAGTATTTTTTAATCAGTCTGAAGACACCTTGACCTCGATTGTCTTGAATGATTGGATCAATGCGTATTCATCAAAAACATCTCCTTTGGCCAAACGTTTTTCGGATGAATTTTATCGGGGTTTTCATCTAGCCAAGGATGAAGAACGTGGAAGCACCAATAATTTAACCATTTCTAATTTTGACAAAACGGTACTTTCTTGGGAAAGAACCAAGAAAAACCCGGATTTGGTAACCGTCAAATTAGGAAATAAATTGGCACCAAACCAGAAAATCACTTTGCATTTGGCTTATATCGTGAAAGTTCCCAGCGATAAATTTACCAGCTATGGCTATACCGACAATGGCGGAATGAACCTAAAAAACTGGTTTATTACCCCAGCCCGTTACGAAAATCACGCTTTTGTCAGAAACAGCAATTGCAATCTGGATGATATTGCCAATGCTTTTTCCGATTTTGAAATCAGGCTCATCATTCCAAAAAATTTGGAACCAACCACCGATTTATCCAGCAGCCAAACACAGCAAACCGAAGCGTTTTCGTTTTATAAACTAACTGGAACGAACCGAACTGATTTCAGCCTTTTTTTGGAACCAAAACCCAGCTTTCGCAGCTACAAGAACAGCTCCATTGAAGTCCTTACCAATATCAAGGGCAACAAGGCCGACGAAATTAATAAAGCAATTGCCATCGATCGAATAGTGAATTTTACAAACGATTTAATTGGAAAATATCCTTTCGAAAAAATCACTGTTTCGCAAACTGATTACAATCGGAATCCTTTTTATGGATTGAACCAATTGCCTTCTTTTATCGTTCCGTTCCCAGACGATTTCCTTTTTGAGATAAAATTCTTGAAAACCTATTTGAATAATTACCTGAAAAACAGCCTGAAACTGGATCCCAGAAAAGACAACTGGATTTATGACGGCATTCAAGTCTATGTAATGATGCGCTACATCGAAGAGAATTATCCCAACTGCAAAATGATGGGACGAGTTTCTGACTATAAATTATTCAAGGGGTTTAATTTATTGAACCTCGATTTCAATGAGCAATACAGTTATTTTTATTTGCTGATGGCTCGAAAAAACCTCGATCAACCTCTTGGAGCTTCAAAAAACACCTTGATAAAATTCAACGAGCAAATCGCCAGCAAATACAGGGCGGGATTGAGTTTAATCTATTTGGACGAATACATCGGCACTCCATTTATGTCCAAAAGTGTACAGCAATTCAATGCCGAAAACAAGGAAAAACAAACCACCAGAACTGATTTTGAAACGGCATTAAAATCGAATACAAAAAAAGAGATCGACTGGTTTTTTAATACCATTGTCGATTCGCGCGAAATCATTGATTACAAGTTTTCGAATGTTTCCAAAACCAAGGACAGCGTTGCTTTTTCCATTAGAAACAGAACCAATGTTTCCGTGCCCATTCCAATTTATGGAATAAAAAATGACACCATCGTTTTCAAGAAATGGATAGAAACCACAAAAAAGGACAGTATCTATATATTCGAAAGAAAAGAAGCCCAAAAAATAGTCATCAACTACAAAAACGAGGTTCCCGAATTCAATTTAAGAAACAACTGGAAGAAAATAGAAGGATTGTTTCCCAACAATCGTCCCGTAAAATTTGCTTTTGTCAAAGATTTGGAAGACCCTTATTACAACCAAATCATCTATGCTCCAATATTGACTTACAATGTTTATGACGGGCTTTCTCCCGGAATGCGATTCCATAACAGGGCCATTCTAAACCGCCCTTTTGTTTATGACATCAACCCGACTTATTCCATAAAGTCAAAAACGATGACCGGTTCTGCCATCTTTATGGTCAATAAAGATTATCGGGACAGCAATTTGTTTAACGTTAGATATTCTGTTAGCGGCAATTATTTCCATTATGCACCTGACGCGACCTATCTTAAAATAAATCCCATGGTTTTAATGCAGCTTCGTGCGGATGACTTTAGAGACAATAGAAAACGAATGATTTATGTGCGACAAGTAGTTGTAGATCGGCAAAAAAGTGCCATTGTTATTGACAACTCGCTTGAAGATTATTCTGTTTTCAATGTTAAATACATCAATTCCAGAACCGAAGTGACCAATCATGTCAGTTTCACGGGCGATGTGCAATTTTCGGGAGAATTTGGCAAAATATCAACCGAAATACAATTCAGGAAACTCTTTGAAAACAATCGACAAATCAATTTGCGAATGTTTGCCGGCAGCTTTTTGTACAACACCACCAATTCCGATTTTTTCAGTTTTGCCTTGGACAGACCTACTGATTATCTTTTCGATTATGCCTATTTAGGGCGATCCTCCAGTACCGGTCTTGTTAGCCAAGAATTTATCATGGCCGAAGGAGGTTTTAAATCCAAACTCGACACGCCTTATGCCAATCAATGGATTACTACCATAAATGGAGGTTATACCATTTGGAACTGGATTGAAGCTTATGGCGATGTGGGTTTTGTAAAATATACCCAGCAAAAGCCTCACTTTGTTTACGATAGCGGAATTAGGTTTAATTTGCTAACAGACTATTTCGAATTGTATTTCCCCCTATATTCCAATAACGGATGGGAAATAGCGCAACCCCATTATGGTGAAAAAATAAGATTCGTGGTCACGCTTAACCCCAACAAGTTAGTGCCTCTTTTTACCAGAAAATGGTTTTAATTCCAAAGAGAAAACAAGAAATATTATACCATTACCATTCATTTGACGTTTTACTTACGAATAATTCAAAGAAAATCTCGTTTATCAAAAATAAATTACCAAAAATTTAATTGTTTTTCATAAGATGAATTATGAAAGTAGCCAGTTTTTAAGTAAATTTGCACAGCAAATTTATCCTTTTCAATTATGATAAAAGAAAAAACCAATACTACACTGACTTTTGAAGACTTCAAAACTGAAGTACTGAATGATTACAAAATCGCAATAACAAGCAGGGAATGTAGTTTATTGGGACGTAAAGAAGTGTTGACGGGAAAGGCAAAATTTGGAATTTTTGGCGACGGAAAAGAAGTACCGCAACTAGCCATGGCTAAATCCTTCAAAAACGGTGATTTTCGTTCAGGATATTATCGCGACCAAACCTTCATGATGGCCATTGGCGAA comes from the Flavobacterium limnophilum genome and includes:
- the uvrA gene encoding excinuclease ABC subunit UvrA; amino-acid sequence: MLENDNNIEVLGARVHNLKNIDVKIPREKLVVITGLSGSGKSSLAFDTIYAEGQRRYVETFSAYARQFLGGLERPDVDKIDGLSPVIAIEQKTTSKSPRSTVGTITEIYDFLRLLYARAADAYSYNTGEKMVSYDDEQIKELITQDFAGKRINILAPIIRARKGHYAELFQQIAKQGFLKVRINGDIKDITTGMKLDRYKTHDIEIVIDRMVVEDTPDNEKRLTESIKTAMYHGENVLMILDQDSNEIRFFSRNLMCPTTGISYQNPEPNLFSFNSPKGACDHCKGLGTVNEINIKKIIPNPKISINKGGFAPLGEYKSSWMFKQLEIIGEKYGFKLTDPISNISEEAMEMILNGGKEKFSVESKVLGVTKEYKIEFEGISHFIKNQHNESGSTTIKRWAKEFMDEVKCPVCEGSRLKKEALFFKINEKNIAELCDMDISDVTAWFLELDKHLSEKQKTIATEVIKEIKDRLNFLMNVGLDYLALSRSSKSLSGGEAQRIRLATQIGSQLVGVLYILDEPSIGLHQRDNDKLIHSLEQLRDIGNSVVVVEHDKDMILRADYVIDIGPKAGKHGGEIISKGTPAEILKDHTLTASYLNGEMEIEVPKKRREGNGNFLKLTGATGNNLKNVSIDLPLGKMICVTGVSGSGKSTLINETLYPILNAYYFNGVKKPKPYKKIEGLEHIDKVIDIDQSPIGRTPRSNPATYTEVFSEIRNLFTMTSESMIRGYKAGRFSFNVKGGRCETCEGSGVRTIEMNFLPDVYVECETCQGKRFNRETLEIRYKGKSISDVLNMTIDEAVPFFENIPKIYRKVKTLQDVGLGYITLGQQSTTLSGGEAQRIKLAGELSKKDTGNTFYILDEPTTGLHFEDIRVLMEVIKKLVDKGNTILIIEHNMDVIKLADYIIDIGPEGGKGGGEVVAKGTPEEVAKNKKSYTAQFLKKELS
- a CDS encoding TIGR00730 family Rossman fold protein; translation: MRLQDFDNDEEKVIQDKFKRKTWNEIRTNDSWAIFKIMSEFVNGYENMARIGPCVSIFGSARIKPEDKYYLLAEKIAYKISKAGYGVITGGGPGIMEASNKGAHLGGGTSVGLNIELPFEQHFNPYIDHDKNLNFDYFFVRKVMFVKYSQGFVVMPGGFGTLDEMFEALTLIQTKKIGKFPIILVGTAFWSGLIEWIKTVLVEQEKTINAVDLELFKIVDTEDEVVDVLDKFYKKYDLSPNF
- a CDS encoding endonuclease domain-containing protein gives rise to the protein MENDREITAYIDGNPIYRNFAENLPCNIKLKSRARALRKAGVLSEVIFWLQVHKGVFWKIDFDRQRIIGNYIVDFYVKTLGLIIEIDGSSHNDKEEYDQKREDYFISLGLRIYRISDLRVKHDLNNVMMELEKYIVEEFG
- a CDS encoding aminopeptidase, with product MKLFHKNIIFILVLFTSLKHFGQHNSHIVVEVSTERKTLTIQQEIVFFNQSEDTLTSIVLNDWINAYSSKTSPLAKRFSDEFYRGFHLAKDEERGSTNNLTISNFDKTVLSWERTKKNPDLVTVKLGNKLAPNQKITLHLAYIVKVPSDKFTSYGYTDNGGMNLKNWFITPARYENHAFVRNSNCNLDDIANAFSDFEIRLIIPKNLEPTTDLSSSQTQQTEAFSFYKLTGTNRTDFSLFLEPKPSFRSYKNSSIEVLTNIKGNKADEINKAIAIDRIVNFTNDLIGKYPFEKITVSQTDYNRNPFYGLNQLPSFIVPFPDDFLFEIKFLKTYLNNYLKNSLKLDPRKDNWIYDGIQVYVMMRYIEENYPNCKMMGRVSDYKLFKGFNLLNLDFNEQYSYFYLLMARKNLDQPLGASKNTLIKFNEQIASKYRAGLSLIYLDEYIGTPFMSKSVQQFNAENKEKQTTRTDFETALKSNTKKEIDWFFNTIVDSREIIDYKFSNVSKTKDSVAFSIRNRTNVSVPIPIYGIKNDTIVFKKWIETTKKDSIYIFERKEAQKIVINYKNEVPEFNLRNNWKKIEGLFPNNRPVKFAFVKDLEDPYYNQIIYAPILTYNVYDGLSPGMRFHNRAILNRPFVYDINPTYSIKSKTMTGSAIFMVNKDYRDSNLFNVRYSVSGNYFHYAPDATYLKINPMVLMQLRADDFRDNRKRMIYVRQVVVDRQKSAIVIDNSLEDYSVFNVKYINSRTEVTNHVSFTGDVQFSGEFGKISTEIQFRKLFENNRQINLRMFAGSFLYNTTNSDFFSFALDRPTDYLFDYAYLGRSSSTGLVSQEFIMAEGGFKSKLDTPYANQWITTINGGYTIWNWIEAYGDVGFVKYTQQKPHFVYDSGIRFNLLTDYFELYFPLYSNNGWEIAQPHYGEKIRFVVTLNPNKLVPLFTRKWF